The Streptomyces cyaneogriseus subsp. noncyanogenus region ACCCGCGCCGCACGGTCCACGGCCGCTACGACCGCCGGTCCGGTTACGAGGCGACGCTGGAACTCCTGCGCCGGGACCCCACCCTGACGGCGGTCGTCGCGGCCAACGACTCCGTCGCGCTGGGCGCCTGCGCGGCGCTGCGGGAGTCCGGGCTGCGGATCCCGCAGGACGTGTCGGTGGCCGGCTTCGACGACCTGCCGTTCAGCATCGACGCGGTGCCCGCGCTGACGACGGTACGGCTGCCGCTCGCGGAGGCGGGCGCGCGGGCCGGGCGCATCGCGATGGGGCGCGAGGAACCGCCGCCCGGGGGGATCGCGACGGTGCGGGGGGAGTTGATGGTGCGGGGGTCGACGGGGGTGCCGCGAGGTGCGGGGGAGGCCGGGCGGGGGGCGGACTCCGCGGGGTCGGCTGCCGCCGGGGCGGGGGCGGATTCCGCCGGGGCGGGGTGACTCGCTGGGTGGGATTGGCTGCCGCCGGGGCGGGGACGGCTCCCGCCGGGTCCCGGTGACTTCCGCCGGAACGGGGTTGGCTGACGCCGGACGCGGCGACCTCCGGTCGGGCCGGATTCCGCCGGGCGAGGACGGCTCCCGCCGGGGGCGGCGACTTCCGCCCGAACGGGGTCGCCCGACGCCCGGTCGAGCCGGCCCCAGCCGAGGCGGGGACGCCCGCCAAGACGCGGTGACTCCCGCCCGAACCGGGTCGGCCGCCGCCCGGTCGGACCGGACCCCCGCCAGGCCGGGGACGGCTCCCACCGGGACGCGGCGACCGAACCGGGTCGGCTGCCGCCGGGCGCCCTTCCCGGTGTACGGCCTCGGCGCGTGGCCCCGTTCGCGGGCGGGCGGGGCACCGCCCAGGCCCACGCGGGACCGGTCGCGGCCGGTCGTCGACGCGCAGGCGGCGTAGGGGCGGGGGCTCAGGGGCCGATGGGCAGGCGGCGCTTGTGGTCGGTGAGGCGGTAGCGGCCGACGATCTTCTCGAAGACCTGCTCGTCCACCGGCTTGCCCTCGAGGAAGTCGTCGATGTCGTCGTAGCCGACCCCGAGCGCCTCCTCGTCGGCCTTGCCCGGGTCGAGGGACTCCAGGTCGGCCGTCGGCGTCTTCCACACCAGCTCGGCGGGTGCCCCCAGCGCCTCCGCGACGGCGCGCACCCGCCGCTTGGTCAGGCCGGTCAGCGGCACCAGATCGGCGGCGCCGTCGCCGAACTTGGTGAAGAAGCCGGAGACCGCCTCGGCCGCGTGGTCGGTGCCGACGACCAGGCCGTCCCGCGCGCCCGCCACCGCGTACTGGGCGATCATGCGCTGCCGGGCCTTGATGTTGCCGTGGACGAAGTCCTCGTGGCGGGCGTCGCGGAAGCTCACGCCGCCGGCCCGCACGGCCTCCAGGGCGGCGTCGCTCGCGGGCTTGATGTCCACGGTCAGCACCTCGTCGGCCCGGATGAAGGAGAGCGCGAGCTGGGCGTCGTGCTCGTCGGCCTGGACCCCGTAGGGCAGCCGCATCGCGTAGAACCGCGCCTCGTGCCCGGCGGCGCGGGCCCGCTCGACGGCGAGCTGGCACAGCCGGCCCGCCGCGGTGGAGTCGATGCCGCCGCTGATGCCGAGCACCAGGCAGCGCAGGCCGGTGGAGGTGAGCCGCTCGGCGAGGAAGGCCACCCGGCGCTCGATCTCCCGCTCCGCCTCGAAGGTCTCGGCGACCTCCAGCTCCCGGGCTATCTCCTGCTGCAGGGCGATGGACGCCGGTTCGCTCACGTCTGCTCCTTGTTCCCGTCCGCGATGTGCCTGTGCGCGATGTGCTGTGCCGCCCAGACTACCCAGCGGGCCCCCGGTGATTCCGGGGCGGACCGGCGGGCCCTCACCGGTCCGCCAGGTACTGCGCCTCCCCGTTGCCCAGCGACCAGTCGGCCGGGGTGTTCTCCGTGAGGCTGACGAAGACGTTGCGCGGCTCGGTCCCCGCGTAGCCGTGGGCGAGTTCGGCGATACGCCGGTACAGCGCCCGTTTGCGCTCCGGGGGGCGGCCCGCGCGCAGGGTGATCGCCACGTAGACGATCCCCTCGTCGCGGTGTATGCCGAGGTAGTCGCCGACGCGGAGGGTGCCGGTGGTGCCGTCGTGGGAGGTCAGGACCTGGAACAGGTCGCCCGGCGGGATGCCCAGCGTCTCCACCAGGGCGTCGTGGACGGCGCGGCCGAGGGCGTCGAGGCGCTCGGGACCGGCGCCGAGGGCGTCGATGCGGACGAAGGGCAAGACGGGAGCTCCTTCCGGGTGGCCGGAGAGCACACCTCCCGCGGCGGGAGGCGCACCCACTCCGTACTGTACATACTAGTAGTTACAGCAGTCGGGTGTCGTTCGGCGCGTCCTCCCGCCGGCTTCCGTCCGCGGCACCGATGATTTTTGGGCCGCCCGCCGGTCTTCCCCACCGAACCGGCCGACCGACACCGAGGCGGCCGCGGCAGCGAGCGAGGAAACGAGTCCCATGCCCATCGTGATCAGCGAGTTCATCAGCCTGGACGGGGTCGTGCAGGCCCCCGGCGGCCCCCAGGAGGACACCGACGGAGGGTTCGCGCACGGCGGTTGGTCGCACGCGTTCTTCGACCCGGAGGTGGTCGGCGGGGCCTTCGACGCGGCGGTGGCGGAGGCGGACGCGCTGCTGTTCGGGCGGCGGACCTGGCAGGCGATGGCGGGGGCCTGGCCCGAGCGCGCCGGGGACCCCTTCGCCGACCGGATGAACGCCCTCCCGAAGTACGTCGTCTCCCGCACGCTCCGCGAAGACGACCTGACGTGGAACAACACCACGCTCGTCCCCGGCGACGACGAACCGGTCGCCCGCCTGCGCGAGCTGCGCGCGTCCGAGGGCCGCGGGCTGCTGGTCATGGGCAGCCCGACCCTGGCCCGCACGCTGCTGAGCGAGGGCCTGGTCGACGAACTGCGGCTCATCGTGATGCCGGTGATCCTCGGCGGCGGGAAGACCATCTTCCCGGACGACGGTGCGCTGCGGGCGTTCGAGCCGGTCTCCACGGCGCGGGCGGCCACGGGCGCGCAGGTGTGCGTCTACCGGGCCGCCGCCCCCGGGTCCTGACCGGCACCCCGGGCCGCCCGTGCCACCCCTTGGGCGTGGGGCCGACGGGACGGGCGGCCGTGCCTCCGCGTGACACACGAGTGAGTGCCGGGTGAGCGGGTAGTGTCCGTCGACATGAAGCTGGCGTTCTCCACCCTCGGCGTCCCCGGCCTGCCCCTGCCCGACGTGCTGCGGCTCGCGACCGCGCACGGCTATCACGGCATCGAACTGCGCACCCATCCCGAGGAGCCGGTGCACCCCGGCCTGACCCTCGCCGAACGGGCCGACGTGGCCGCCGCGTTCAAGGCGGCGGGCGTCGAGATCCTGGGCCTTGCGGGCTACACCCGGGTCGCGGCGCCCGGCGACGACGGCCCCGTGCTCGCGGAGATCCGCACCCTGCTGGACCTGGCCCGCGACCTCGGCGCCCCGTACGTACGGGTCTTCCCCGGCGGCGGCGAGGACGGCCAGAGCCCCGAGGAGGCCGACGCGACGGCCGCCCGGCGGCTGGGCACCGCCGCCGAACACGCCGCCGACCGCGGCGTGCGCATCCTGCTGGAGACCCACGACTCCCACCGCACCGGCGCCGCCGCGATGCGGGTCCTCGGCCTGGTCGGCCACCGCCACGTCGGGGCGCTGTGGGACGTGATGCACACCTGGCTCGGCGGCGAGCAGCCCTCCGAGACCTTCGCGGCCCTCTCCCCGCACCTGGGTTACGTCCAGGTCAAGGACATCGCCTCCGCCGACGACACCACCCCGCTGCCGCTCGGCACCGGCGTCCTGCCGCTGACCGAGTGCGTGGAGGTCCTCTCCCGGCACGGCTGGGACGGCTGGCTGTGCTGGGAGTACGAGAAGCGGTGGTACGAGGCCGCCGCGCCCCTTCCCGGTCTGCTGGACGCGGGGCGGGACCATCTGGCGCGCCTCCTCAACGAGTCGGCCTGAGACCGGCGGGCCCCGGCCGTCCCGGCGGCACGGGGCCCGGCGCCCACCGCCGGGTCGGCCGCGTACCGCCGCCCGGCGGCTCCCGCCGTACCGGCCCTGTTCTCCCGAAGCTACGGCAAAGCGAGAAGTAGAGCCCGACCAGTCGGCGTGCGTCGTACCCGCCTCGGTGTCCGGGTCGACGAGCGCGTGGGTTCAGCCGGTGGAGGACACCAGCCCGATCCGGTAGGCGAGGACGACGGCCTGGACTCGGTCGCGCAGGCCGAGTTTGGCCAGGATCCTCGACACGTAGGTCTTGACCGTCTCGGGGGTGATGAAGAGCTCCGCGGCGATCTCCGCGTTCGACAGTCCCTCGGCGATCTGCCGGAGCACCTCCAGTTCGCGCGGGGTCAGTGCCCGTACCACGTCCTGCCTGGCCGGCCGGGAAGTATCGGCCGGGCGCAGGTGTTCGGCGAACTGGCCGATGAGGTGGCGGGTGACGGCGGGGGCCAGCAAGGCCTCGCCCCTGGCGACCGTCCGAATGCCGTTGACCAGCTCCGCCGGGGGCGCGTCCTTGAGGAGGAAGCCGCTGGCCCCGGCACGCAGCGCGTCGTAGACGTAGGCGTCGACGTTGAAGGTGGTGACGACCAGCACCTTCGGCGGTGCCTCGGCGTCGGGACCGGCCAGTTGCCGGGTCGCCTGGATGCCGTCGAGCAGGGGCATCCGGATGTCCATCACCACCACGTCGGGACGCAGGCGCCCTGCGGCCCGGACCGCCTCGTGCCCGTTCTCGGCCTCTCCGACGACCTCCATGTCGGGCTGGGCGGAGAAGATGGTGACGTAGCCGGTGCGCACCAGTGCCTGGTCGTCGCAGACGAGCACACGGATCGGTGGCGGCGCATCGCTCACGGGGTCACTCCGATGCGGGCTTGGACGGGATGGTGGCGTGGACCTCGAACCCGCCTTCCGGCCGGGGTCCGGCCTCCAGTTCACCATCGACCATCCGCGCCCGTGCACGCAGCCCCGCCAGTCCACGCCCGCCCGCAGGGTCCGGCTTCCGCACGGCAGGTGCGGCCCCCGGAGAGGCGGTGGGCCCGTCGGTGGTCACCTTGATCTCGATGCGCTCCTCGCCGTGCCGGACCAGGACCCGTGTCGTCTGCCCGGCGGCGTGCTTCATCGCATTGGTGAGCGCCTCCTGCACCACCCGGTACGCGGCCAGCTCCACGTCCACGGACTGCGCTCGCCGCTCGCCCTGCTCGCTGAACTCGACCGGCTGCCCCGACCTGCGGGCCTGTTCGACCAGGTCCCCGAGCCGTCCCAGGGTGGGTGCCCGGTCCGCGCGCGCCGGGTCCGCGGACGCCGACTCGCCGGTCGCCTCCAGCACACCGAGCAGGTATCGCAGCTCTGTCAGCGCCCGACGGCCGGTGTCGCTGACGGCCGAGAGTCCCTCGCCGGCTTTGTCCGGTGCGGAGGTGAGCTGGAACTGTGCCGCGTCCGCCTGGACCACCATGGCCGTCACATGATGGGTGACCACGTCGTGCAGCTCGCCGGCGATTCGTGCCCGCTCCGCGGCCGCGGCCACTTCGGCGGCCAGCCGCCGCCGCTGCTCCTCTCCCGCCCGCCGTGTGCGCACGGTGCTCCCCACCAGCCAGAACGCGGCCAGGGTCAGATAGAACGCGAGATAGTCCGCGATGCCCTGCGGTGAGCCGAGGCGGTCCAGGACGAGGGCCAGCACGGCATAGCCCGCACTCACCACGCCCACCAGACCATGGCGGAAGCGGACCTCGTGGGCCCCGGCCGAGTACAAGGCCAGATACAGCCCCAGACTCCCGAACGTCGTCGCGAAGCCCAGCGCCTGGTACGCGGCGAACGCGCCCGCGACGACAGCCAGACAGCCCGCGGGCCACCGCCGGCGGGCCGCCAGCGGCAGGGTCTGGGCCACGATCAGCCCGACGCTCAGCACGCTCGCCGACCGCTCGGGCAGATCCCCGATCTGCGCTCCGATGTTGGACAGGGTGGGCACGAAGGCCAAGAGGGCCAGCACCAGGGCGAGGACGCCGTCCTTGAGGAAGGCGCCCCGCTCCTCCCACCAGTCGAGCGGCGCCCGGAGCAGCGCACGGTCCCAGGGCAGCTGAGGGGACATCACTACCGTTTCCTCCGGTCAGCCGGCCTGAGTGTGCCGTGCGGATCGACGGGGCAGCAGACGGCCGCCGCGGCGGGCGAGGACGAACATCCGGACGGCGAGCAGCACACCGATGACGACGGGCACCAGCGCCGCCTCCAGGCCGAAGCCACCGCCGGTCAGCACGGCGGAGCCATGCACGTCGACGGTGAACAGGCCCTTGGAGGTGTGCCCGGAGACCGGGATGCCGAGCAGCTGCTCGGTGGTGTTCCAGGCGAAGTGCAGACCCGCGACGAACCAGATGTTACGCCGCCACAGGAACGCCGCGCCGAGCATCACGCCCGCCTCCGAAGCGATCGCCAGCGCACTCCACGCAGTGGCTCCCGGAGCGCCCAGATGGGC contains the following coding sequences:
- the nadE gene encoding ammonia-dependent NAD(+) synthetase produces the protein MSEPASIALQQEIARELEVAETFEAEREIERRVAFLAERLTSTGLRCLVLGISGGIDSTAAGRLCQLAVERARAAGHEARFYAMRLPYGVQADEHDAQLALSFIRADEVLTVDIKPASDAALEAVRAGGVSFRDARHEDFVHGNIKARQRMIAQYAVAGARDGLVVGTDHAAEAVSGFFTKFGDGAADLVPLTGLTKRRVRAVAEALGAPAELVWKTPTADLESLDPGKADEEALGVGYDDIDDFLEGKPVDEQVFEKIVGRYRLTDHKRRLPIGP
- a CDS encoding tautomerase family protein, translated to MPFVRIDALGAGPERLDALGRAVHDALVETLGIPPGDLFQVLTSHDGTTGTLRVGDYLGIHRDEGIVYVAITLRAGRPPERKRALYRRIAELAHGYAGTEPRNVFVSLTENTPADWSLGNGEAQYLADR
- a CDS encoding dihydrofolate reductase family protein — protein: MPIVISEFISLDGVVQAPGGPQEDTDGGFAHGGWSHAFFDPEVVGGAFDAAVAEADALLFGRRTWQAMAGAWPERAGDPFADRMNALPKYVVSRTLREDDLTWNNTTLVPGDDEPVARLRELRASEGRGLLVMGSPTLARTLLSEGLVDELRLIVMPVILGGGKTIFPDDGALRAFEPVSTARAATGAQVCVYRAAAPGS
- a CDS encoding sugar phosphate isomerase/epimerase family protein: MKLAFSTLGVPGLPLPDVLRLATAHGYHGIELRTHPEEPVHPGLTLAERADVAAAFKAAGVEILGLAGYTRVAAPGDDGPVLAEIRTLLDLARDLGAPYVRVFPGGGEDGQSPEEADATAARRLGTAAEHAADRGVRILLETHDSHRTGAAAMRVLGLVGHRHVGALWDVMHTWLGGEQPSETFAALSPHLGYVQVKDIASADDTTPLPLGTGVLPLTECVEVLSRHGWDGWLCWEYEKRWYEAAAPLPGLLDAGRDHLARLLNESA
- a CDS encoding response regulator; translation: MSDAPPPIRVLVCDDQALVRTGYVTIFSAQPDMEVVGEAENGHEAVRAAGRLRPDVVVMDIRMPLLDGIQATRQLAGPDAEAPPKVLVVTTFNVDAYVYDALRAGASGFLLKDAPPAELVNGIRTVARGEALLAPAVTRHLIGQFAEHLRPADTSRPARQDVVRALTPRELEVLRQIAEGLSNAEIAAELFITPETVKTYVSRILAKLGLRDRVQAVVLAYRIGLVSSTG
- a CDS encoding sensor histidine kinase, yielding MSPQLPWDRALLRAPLDWWEERGAFLKDGVLALVLALLAFVPTLSNIGAQIGDLPERSASVLSVGLIVAQTLPLAARRRWPAGCLAVVAGAFAAYQALGFATTFGSLGLYLALYSAGAHEVRFRHGLVGVVSAGYAVLALVLDRLGSPQGIADYLAFYLTLAAFWLVGSTVRTRRAGEEQRRRLAAEVAAAAERARIAGELHDVVTHHVTAMVVQADAAQFQLTSAPDKAGEGLSAVSDTGRRALTELRYLLGVLEATGESASADPARADRAPTLGRLGDLVEQARRSGQPVEFSEQGERRAQSVDVELAAYRVVQEALTNAMKHAAGQTTRVLVRHGEERIEIKVTTDGPTASPGAAPAVRKPDPAGGRGLAGLRARARMVDGELEAGPRPEGGFEVHATIPSKPASE